The Pseudomonadota bacterium sequence GGCGTCGGCGAGCCCGGGAAGGTGGTCACGACGCGTGTGCCGCTGTCGATCATGGCGCGCGCGGCCGCCCAGTTGCCCATCACGAGATCCGTCCACCCCGCGGGGTCGACGAGCCGGTCCTTGAGCTTTGCCATCCGCTCCCTCCTCTCGCGCCCCTAGAACGGCGCGAAGCCGCTGTCCGCCCAGTAGCCTTCCTTGAGCTCGTCCTGCTGCGCCGTGACCGCGGCGTAGTGGCCGGCCTCCCACGCCGCGAGCTCGAGGAAGAGCCGCTTCACGGAAGGATCGGCCGCCGCCTCGGCCTCCCTGCGGTAGTGCGCCTCCGCGTCCCGCCCGAGTTGCCCCGCGACGGAGAGCGCGGTCATCTCGTAGTGGGCGTCCTTGATCCGGTCGCGCAGCCGCGGCGAGAAGATCGGGCTCGGCCCGGAGAGATCCGAGGCCTGGCCGAGCCGCGCCGAGCCGTCGACGTGCCCCGTCTCCAGGAGCGACCTGTGCTGGGCGCGCAGGAACTCGAAGTGCGCGATCTCCTCG is a genomic window containing:
- a CDS encoding ferritin family protein, whose protein sequence is MIITDENQKHVLRALITAMQAEREGHYFYQMAAGATLDPKGREVFGRLADEEIAHFEFLRAQHRSLLETGHVDGSARLGQASDLSGPSPIFSPRLRDRIKDAHYEMTALSVAGQLGRDAEAHYRREAEAAADPSVKRLFLELAAWEAGHYAAVTAQQDELKEGYWADSGFAPF